A genomic stretch from Pontivivens ytuae includes:
- a CDS encoding autotransporter domain-containing protein, with translation MTKTGGGTLVLGRTNTYIGDTIVADGTLSIAADNRLGATSGALTLDGGFLRATESFTTSRATTLASTGGFDVESGDTLTHDGVISGTGSLTKTGDGTLILTGTNTYSGGTNVNGGTLSVGSDANLGAASGDITLNNGELQTTETFSTARDIVSNTGSISVDADTTLTVDGTISGSLLAAFGEGTLILNGANTVSDLNFGRGTLVLNDSQAAGSGTLNALGGTVRFGDGVDIGNTVTILAGSPSLDVASVGRATLSGNLVGGPGAPVEKIGTGTLVLSGDNIVGGGFQISEGTLSVSADENLGYSNADLVFSGGRLETTGTFSTARDFSISSLSRIDIAAGTTLTHDGLLRGSGDLFKSGAGTLVLDGANTHSGAVVVTQGTLALNHSEALGTGIVSFDFAPGGRIRYGDGVSIANELNVLQPGTLEVAGSDVAEQSGLIRTFAGEGEHGITKTGSGTLILSAANTYAGDTTINGGTLSVSSDGNLGDSGNGLVLSGGVLRSTADFTTERATTVTGTGGFDVAAGTTLTHEGLISGTGRLTLDGDGTLIVTSKLYGPDEPSYDPLAHSGGTTINSGTLQIGNRFNTSGSLGTGEVVNNGVLKLATGRRGTYANDISGTGTLVSSGNGSILLGNNSYGDTIIESSSFLQIGNEGTSGTLGTGTVHNSGVLVFERSDTHIVANDIVGETGFLWNRASGTTILLGTNEIESMAVIEGAIQIGNGGTSGTLGAGLSSINGELIFNRSGELTERTQLSGSGTIIQRGSGTVTLTGEGISFTGNTVVENGTLNVNNVLGGDLRTESGGTLGGSGTIEGNVTIEAGGTLAAGNSIGTLTVDSDLNLDAGSRLEIEVDPSGTTADLVAVGGRATLAGTAAHVGLAGDYAPSSSYTILTAAGGIDGTFGDVTSDFAFLDPRLTYGSNAVTLTLERNDIRFASTAHTANQAAAASGLEGLSFDNATYSAVTVLGEDDAAAAFDMLSGEVMASTTTSMVSGGQAINAFTSARARSITGPATPAVASFAPDPAFARGGPGDTPAWIRFLGTQSDIDGDGNAAGLDTRSAGTLVGLEGFALGSARLGVLAGYTRSNVDVGERASSADVDSYHLGVYGRTSVSGFALRGGVTASWHDIETDRTVVAGTMREDLSSDTNARSLQSFAEIAYGMPMESYAIEPYAALASVVVDSDGTTETGGSSALTSVDETTVTNFATVGARVGTTFDLGGMDATLRGGIGWRHAFGDVTPTTTNRIADGPDFTVSGTPITRNVALVELGVGLRTSANSSLHLSYDGEYGEGVRSHGAQLDFVFRF, from the coding sequence TTGACCAAGACCGGCGGCGGTACGCTCGTCCTTGGGCGCACGAACACCTACATCGGCGACACGATTGTCGCGGACGGCACACTGTCGATTGCCGCCGACAACAGGCTCGGCGCGACATCGGGTGCGCTGACGCTGGATGGCGGGTTTCTCCGAGCGACGGAGAGCTTCACGACGAGCCGGGCGACGACACTGGCGAGCACGGGGGGCTTCGACGTCGAGAGCGGCGATACGCTCACCCATGACGGCGTGATCAGCGGCACGGGCTCGCTGACCAAGACCGGCGACGGCACGCTGATCCTGACGGGGACCAACACCTATTCCGGGGGCACCAATGTAAACGGGGGCACCCTGTCGGTCGGATCGGATGCCAATCTGGGCGCGGCATCCGGGGATATCACGCTGAACAATGGTGAGCTTCAAACCACGGAAACGTTTTCGACGGCCCGCGATATCGTCAGCAATACCGGTTCGATCTCCGTGGATGCGGACACCACGCTGACCGTCGATGGTACGATCAGCGGCAGCCTGCTGGCAGCGTTCGGAGAGGGGACGCTGATCCTCAATGGTGCGAACACGGTATCGGACCTCAATTTTGGCCGCGGCACCCTGGTGCTGAACGACAGTCAGGCCGCCGGGTCCGGTACATTGAACGCCCTCGGCGGGACGGTGCGCTTCGGAGATGGTGTCGATATCGGGAACACGGTCACTATCCTTGCTGGCTCTCCCAGCCTGGATGTCGCAAGCGTTGGGCGGGCGACGCTTTCAGGCAATCTCGTCGGTGGGCCCGGCGCACCTGTCGAGAAGATCGGAACGGGCACGCTGGTCCTATCTGGCGACAACATCGTCGGGGGAGGCTTCCAGATCAGCGAGGGCACGCTGTCGGTGTCGGCCGACGAGAACCTGGGGTACAGCAACGCTGATCTGGTCTTTTCCGGGGGACGGCTGGAGACGACCGGCACGTTCTCGACGGCGCGCGACTTCAGCATCTCGTCCCTATCGAGGATCGATATCGCCGCCGGCACGACCCTCACCCATGACGGCCTACTCCGTGGTTCCGGCGACCTCTTCAAGAGCGGCGCGGGCACGCTCGTGCTGGACGGTGCCAATACGCATAGCGGAGCGGTCGTCGTGACGCAGGGGACGCTCGCCCTGAACCACAGCGAGGCGCTGGGAACGGGCATCGTTTCGTTCGACTTTGCGCCCGGAGGACGGATCCGGTACGGCGACGGAGTTTCGATCGCGAACGAGTTGAACGTCCTGCAGCCCGGAACGCTGGAGGTCGCCGGCAGCGATGTGGCCGAGCAGTCCGGCCTCATCCGCACCTTCGCCGGGGAGGGAGAGCACGGGATCACCAAGACGGGCAGCGGCACGCTGATCCTGTCCGCCGCCAACACCTATGCCGGTGATACGACAATCAATGGTGGGACGCTCTCGGTGTCCTCCGACGGCAATCTGGGCGACAGCGGCAACGGGCTGGTGCTCAGCGGCGGGGTGCTGCGCAGTACGGCGGACTTCACCACCGAGCGGGCGACGACCGTCACCGGCACCGGCGGGTTCGACGTCGCGGCGGGGACGACGCTCACCCATGAGGGCCTCATCAGCGGAACCGGGCGGCTGACGCTGGACGGGGACGGCACGCTGATCGTGACCAGCAAACTCTACGGCCCGGACGAGCCAAGCTACGACCCGCTCGCGCACAGCGGCGGGACGACGATCAACAGCGGGACCCTGCAGATCGGGAACCGCTTTAACACGAGCGGCAGCCTCGGCACCGGTGAGGTCGTGAACAACGGCGTGCTGAAACTCGCGACAGGAAGGCGGGGCACCTATGCCAACGACATCTCGGGCACCGGAACGCTGGTGTCGTCGGGGAATGGATCGATACTGCTCGGCAACAACTCCTACGGTGATACGATCATCGAAAGCAGCTCGTTTCTGCAGATCGGTAATGAGGGCACGTCGGGGACACTGGGCACCGGCACCGTCCACAACAGCGGCGTCCTCGTCTTCGAACGCAGCGATACGCACATCGTGGCCAATGACATCGTCGGTGAGACCGGCTTCCTCTGGAACCGGGCGTCGGGAACGACGATCCTGCTCGGCACGAACGAGATAGAGAGCATGGCCGTCATCGAGGGAGCCATCCAGATCGGCAATGGCGGGACATCGGGAACGCTTGGCGCCGGTCTCAGCTCGATCAACGGCGAACTGATCTTCAACCGCAGCGGGGAACTGACGGAGCGCACGCAGCTCTCCGGCAGCGGCACGATTATCCAGCGTGGCAGCGGCACCGTCACGCTGACCGGCGAGGGCATCTCGTTCACCGGCAACACCGTGGTGGAGAACGGCACGCTGAACGTGAACAACGTCCTGGGTGGGGATCTGCGCACCGAGAGCGGCGGCACGCTGGGCGGGAGCGGCACCATCGAGGGGAACGTGACGATCGAGGCGGGCGGTACGCTAGCCGCGGGCAACTCCATCGGGACGCTGACGGTGGACAGCGATCTCAACCTCGACGCGGGCTCGCGGCTAGAGATCGAGGTCGATCCGTCGGGAACCACCGCGGACCTCGTGGCGGTGGGCGGGCGCGCGACGCTCGCCGGGACGGCCGCGCATGTGGGGCTGGCGGGCGACTATGCGCCGAGCTCCAGCTACACGATCCTGACCGCGGCGGGCGGCATCGACGGGACCTTCGGCGATGTCACCTCGGACTTCGCCTTTCTCGACCCGCGGCTCACCTACGGCTCCAACGCCGTAACGCTGACGCTGGAGCGGAACGACATCCGCTTTGCCAGCACTGCGCACACCGCGAACCAGGCCGCGGCAGCCTCGGGGCTCGAGGGGCTGAGCTTCGACAACGCGACCTATTCCGCGGTCACGGTGCTGGGCGAGGACGATGCCGCTGCCGCCTTCGACATGCTGTCGGGGGAGGTCATGGCCTCGACCACCACGTCGATGGTCAGCGGCGGACAGGCGATCAATGCGTTCACCTCCGCGCGGGCACGCTCGATCACCGGCCCGGCGACGCCGGCGGTGGCGAGCTTCGCGCCGGATCCGGCCTTCGCCAGGGGGGGGCCGGGCGACACGCCTGCGTGGATCCGCTTCCTCGGAACGCAGTCGGACATCGACGGCGACGGGAACGCGGCCGGGCTGGACACCCGCTCCGCCGGGACGCTGGTGGGCCTCGAGGGGTTCGCCCTGGGCTCCGCCCGGCTGGGCGTGCTGGCGGGCTACACCCGGTCTAATGTCGATGTGGGTGAGCGCGCCTCCTCCGCCGACGTGGACAGCTACCACCTCGGCGTCTACGGGCGGACCTCGGTGTCGGGCTTTGCGCTGCGCGGCGGCGTCACCGCAAGCTGGCACGACATCGAGACCGACCGCACGGTCGTCGCCGGTACGATGCGCGAGGATCTGAGCTCGGACACCAATGCCCGCAGCCTGCAGAGCTTCGCCGAGATCGCCTACGGCATGCCGATGGAGAGCTACGCGATCGAGCCCTATGCCGCGCTCGCCAGTGTCGTCGTGGACAGCGACGGCACGACGGAGACGGGCGGGAGCAGTGCGCTGACCAGCGTCGACGAGACCACGGTCACCAACTTCGCCACCGTCGGCGCGCGCGTCGGGACGACCTTCGATCTCGGTGGCATGGACGCGACGCTGCGCGGCGGGATCGGCTGGCGTCACGCCTTCGGCGACGTCACGCCCACAACGACGAACCGGATCGCGGACGGTCCGGATTTCACCGTCTCCGGCACGCCGATCACCCGCAACGTGGCGCTGGTGGAGCTGGGGGTCGGGCTGCGCACCTCGGCGAACAGCTCGCTCCACCTGTCCTATGACGGCGAGTACGGTGAGGGGGTGCGGAGCCACGGCGCCCAGCTCGACTTCGTCTTCCGGTTCTGA
- a CDS encoding TetR/AcrR family transcriptional regulator, producing MTRPTKLNPERGDARTRLLEAARDVIRRKGFNATTVDDLCKAAGVTKGAYFHHFETKEALGVAAAQFWAETTGAYFADAPYHAPEDPLERVRAYIAFRRALISGDLAEFTCLVGTMTQEAYASHPAIRDACAHSMLDHAATLEPDIALAIAARGMEPEWTATDLARHIQAAIQGAFILAKATGDPAQARSSLDHLARYIDLLFDPAEPSKDQ from the coding sequence ATGACCCGCCCTACCAAACTCAATCCCGAGCGCGGCGATGCGCGGACCCGCCTGCTGGAGGCCGCGCGTGACGTCATCCGGCGCAAGGGCTTCAACGCCACGACGGTGGATGACCTCTGCAAGGCCGCAGGCGTCACCAAGGGCGCCTACTTCCACCACTTCGAAACCAAGGAGGCGCTCGGCGTCGCCGCCGCTCAGTTCTGGGCCGAAACCACCGGCGCCTATTTCGCCGACGCCCCCTACCACGCGCCGGAGGATCCGCTGGAGCGCGTGCGCGCCTACATCGCCTTCCGACGGGCACTGATCTCGGGCGATCTGGCCGAGTTCACCTGCCTCGTCGGAACCATGACGCAGGAGGCCTACGCGTCCCACCCAGCGATCCGGGACGCCTGCGCACACAGCATGCTCGACCACGCGGCAACGCTCGAGCCCGACATCGCCCTCGCCATCGCCGCGCGCGGGATGGAGCCGGAGTGGACGGCCACCGACCTTGCCCGCCACATCCAGGCCGCGATCCAGGGCGCCTTCATCCTCGCCAAGGCCACCGGAGATCCCGCGCAGGCTCGGTCGAGCCTCGACCACCTCGCACGATACATCGATCTGCTTTTCGACCCCGCTGAACCATCGAAGGATCAATAG
- a CDS encoding YybH family protein produces MQEDRQDIEALCHRLGQAHHDKDAGAIVDCYAADAVVYSLAPPLKDKIDPEGMAEWLATWEGPVLVDAEDVDLVVGPEIAWSTALNRIRGTKKNGTKEDIWFRTTMCFRKVEGEWKIAHDHSSTPYYMDGSLKAAVDLKPEPSAA; encoded by the coding sequence ATGCAGGAAGATCGCCAGGATATCGAAGCGCTGTGCCATCGTCTGGGACAGGCGCACCACGACAAGGACGCCGGCGCCATCGTGGACTGCTACGCCGCCGATGCGGTCGTCTACTCGCTCGCCCCGCCCCTGAAGGACAAGATCGATCCCGAAGGCATGGCCGAATGGCTCGCGACCTGGGAGGGGCCGGTCCTCGTCGACGCCGAGGATGTCGATCTCGTCGTCGGGCCGGAGATCGCATGGTCCACCGCGCTCAACCGCATTCGCGGCACCAAGAAAAACGGCACGAAGGAGGACATCTGGTTCCGCACCACCATGTGCTTCCGCAAGGTCGAGGGCGAATGGAAGATCGCGCACGACCATTCCTCCACCCCCTACTACATGGACGGATCGCTGAAGGCCGCGGTCGACCTGAAGCCGGAACCATCCGCCGCATAG